CGTGGTGGAGACGCCCGACCCGGTAAGTGCGGGGCAGGGTCCGGGCCTCGGTCCCCGCCTCTCGCCGCTGTTTATTATTtcgtgccccctcccctccccccccatgtcaGGTGATCCCGCCCGGCTCATCCGGCCCGGCgggacccccccccgccccctccctcagcGGCGGGGACCCCCCGCGCGCCTCACCTCCGTGTGGGGGTCCTGGAGGTCATTCCGCGCTGGGAAGCTGAAGGCTGTGACTCAACACGTGGCCttgcaggggaggctgaggggaCGGGGCTTGGTTTCAGCCCGACTGAGAGAAgcggggacttggtagcagcctgcccctgcctgaaGGGTGGCTGCACAGATGGGGCTGCGCCGGCTGTCTCcctggtggcaggtgacagggcGAGGAGCAGTGTCTCCAgtggcagccaggggagctgagGTTAGAGATATTCATCCaaaacgagggtgggaagggacctcggggggCTCATCTagtcagccccctgctcagagcaggaccagccccaactggatcatcccagccaagctttgtccagctgggtcttaaaaacaagCGGGCACCTGTGCTCCTGTGCTGAATTAATCTGCTTCTCCCCTTAACCACCTTCCTGATCTCCCCGCTCCTGCCGCccttccaaaaaaataaataaagatctGCTGACACCCTGGGGAGACACTTGGGTTGTGAATGACTGGAGGTCTGTctttctggggggggggtgtttcatGTCAAGGACCCATGTTGGCAGGGGCACTAGGAATCAAAAGCTAGTGGGGGGACAGGTGTGGAAAAAGAAAGACAAGGAGGGCTCTGAGACTGTTCGCAGACCCAGGTAAGAGCGAATCAGCTGCAACAAGTCAcaggaaattagggttgggagggacctctggaggtccatctagtccaacctcctgctcaaagcaggaccatccccaactagatcatcccagctgagaCTTTGTCCAgcccagtcttaaaaacctccagggatgcagAGTCCACCACTCACTAGCTTTTGATTCCTACTTCCCCTGCCAACATGGGATCCTTGACATGAAACATCTTCCCTAGAAAGCAGATGAATTAAGCAGAGGAGCACAGGTGCAGGATTATCCCAAGTGGGgtgagcccccatcccctctgccagtcccctctgcaaggaggcaaaCATGGTAAGCAATTAACTGTTTTGTGAAATGATGTGCCATTAGggttgctgacagacatgaaaaaaaaaatagcgctttaccagaagaggaagcacattagtttgacctggctgcccagcctctgtatagatcaggcgtatcagtgaggctttttggcatttttatctaaagctggttcaatcagctattcactaaaagcaccaaaaagccccactggagctcctgatctatacagatgttgggtgagccaggtcaaactaatgaaatacctcttctgggcatgagctgtgcttggtgcaggggtgtaCCAACCTTAATgtgctcattttattttttttcatgtctgtaagaAGCCGCAGTTCACATAAGTtgcagagtcatagagaagtcataggccccctccacacatgcaggtaaaaaTACGATGGGATCTAAGGCATGATACACACAAGCGCACCTCTTGTCATGCTGCACGTGCATGGCAGCAGGCACGATTAGGGGATCGTACATTAAATCCCATCGCGCCTTATTGCTGGAGGCAACCTTTTGCTGCTGGGTGTCCCCTCAGTTggggggcttccagccatgggggatcacagcagctgcaatctTCAAGGCATAAGGGTGTGTGAATCCCTGCCACAATTCCTAGggctcaggggtgtgtgaaactcCCAGGCCCTAGGGTTCACGGCTGTCGTGATCCCCCAGGACCCTGGGGTGTAGGTATATACATATACTAGGTATGGTGCACTTCTGCGGTCAGGAggcctgtcagctgatggggctcccagccacaaggaaGAGAGACCCTGCTACAAGTGCAAATAAAAGttcagtagcaaccagctataaagttagtacgcattttcaagatctaactttataactggttggaaCTTTTTTCTGTGTAATTAATACTTTACACGTGTAGTTGGCCTTAAGGTAATTGTGTAATTAACCATTTAATcgtgcaatacctgtaatgtgtagagggtgTTATATagaagtaagactggaagggTCCTCCAAGGATggcttgagtccaaaaaggttgataACTGCTGTTAGTTGTTATTCCACTTAAAAATAGTTGGTGGGAAAGTACATCttgctccctcctctcctccctccctccctccagaccCCCAATTTCATCTTGAGTTTCATGGGACATGTATCAGTCACTTGAGCTCATGCTACAAACCTTTCATATGTTTTTGCCATCAACATCTATGATTCTTGATGGGGAGATGATAAAAATCCTGGAGGTTGAAAAAAACTAAAATGTTTCCTAACTGAAAAATagatatttaagaaaaaaatccatttatacatgtactttaCCATTAAATAGATTTTCTTAAATTGGTCAGTTTAAGGGAACCTCCCTTTAAATATTTGTTGTTAAAGCTTAGAAAGCTGTTACTATTATTTTAAACTGTTGGCAAATGTGCTATGGTCCTTTGCTCCAtacttttctttcatttattgTATGATTGCAACCTCACATCATAAATCAAACAGAACAAAACCAGTGGAGTAGATCTGATCTGCTCAAAAGTACCTACTGCAGGATGAACATTTTGGAGGGATGACTTTTCAAGGAGAGGGTATTTGTGTCTATTTTTCGGTTGCTCTGTGAGACACCTGCTACATAGAAGCCTTACTGAAATTAAGTCATTTCACATGAGGCATCAGAGATCCATCAAACAGTAATGAGTCTTGGTTGCTAATATCATAGGTGCTAATCTTCCAGCACAGTTCCTGAGGATGGGCCTCTGCATCTGTGTGGAAGGCCAGATACTTCTAAGTCAGTGGTACTTTCAGGGAGAAGATGTCTGTGTTAGGGAACATCATAAAAATGAGCTTTTCTAATAAGGGGGTATAACAGAGCCAGTTTCTTGTGAACATGCATATATAGCAGAATTGTGTTCGTGTGCTGGTAGCAGTTTTGGCGTCAGCTATTTTATAAGCAAAATAGGAATGAGTTTTCACTATGAGAGATTCCTCAAGGTTTGTTGTTCAAAATATTTGTGCAGCAAATATCCTCATGAGATACATGCCTCATTTTCGTGGGGCTCTCAGGGGAACCACAGTTTTATATAAAGACCTATTTCTTTTTTCAATGACAAAAACATTTTACAGACTTTCTCCTATATCCTCTGCCATATATATGAAGTCAGTTGAAATACAGATGTGTAACGGATATACCTGCACAACTATCAGTTGGCACACAAATACTGGACAGTTTCATAGTGGCCGCTACTTTCTACCATGTTTGTAACTAAAAGCATATTGTCCTTATGCAGTTCTCTGATACCCTTATCTACTTGTAATGGAGAGAAGGCATCTGTTTGAGTTAAGCTTAGTACTTGATCAGTCAATTTTCCTTTATTAAGAATAGCCATGCAGGAGCACGCATAATATTTTTAGATTCTCTGTAAAAGTAATTGAAATTTTAAATTACATTCAGGTTTTTCTGTATACATAACTGTTTTGTCTAATACCTTTAAGTAGTAGTTTGCCTTTTGATTTTCTTTAGGAAATTAAAAGAAGACAACTTGCAGAAGCTGCAGAAAAGAGGCAGATGGAGGTAACATTAAGTTTGTCAATAAAATTACCTTGTTCAGAATATTTTAAAGTAACTAATAGTGTTAACATGGAAAATGGCAAGTGCCTGCAAAAATTCAGCTGAGCAGTTTATATGGACTCTTGGCAAGAAGAATTCATTATGACATCTGTCTGTAGCAGTACTAACATTGTGTCTATCTGATTATCTTTTGATAATGTGCAAGAATGTTTCAGATATTCAAAGGAACCTAAAATAGTTATCTTTCTCCCACTGTCATTTAACTTTTAGGGTCCTTTGAAAATCCCTAGAATGTCATAATTCTTTTGAAACCAGTGAAGAAACTGACTGGCAGTATTTTTGTGTCACACTTTGAAAACAAAAGCtaaaaaatatttctgcagaTGTTTTTCAAAGTTTTATAATCTGGTTGGTTTCATGGCAATTCTAAATAAACTCAAAAGAGCTCAGTCTACTAGCTGTGCATTAATATGAGAGAACTGGAGTCACTTTGTCCCTATCACTGTAGTATCAACTTACCATTCAACCTGAAATGTGCAAGAATTTTGACTGAAGGGTTATGTTCTCTCAGTTtcagtgttaaaaaaattaagtaaaatgtGGAAATCCCTAAGAAGTTAGAGGTATGATGTCTACCACTATTGAAACAATAGCACTGTAGTCCATTTTGAACTGTCctgccttttttttaatgttgtataATATAAATCCTCCTCATAATTTGCTTATGAATTTCAAATATGCAGCTGAACTAAGAAGAtaaatgcatgtgtgcattttATTAACACCTATGTTAGTGGTAATTGGTAAGGGCTTGTTTTGTTCCTGTGTAAAAGATCATGATTCACAGGAATGGAAGGCACACAACTAAAGAAACCTTTCTATTAAATGCTTCTTTGGTTTTTGCTCAGCTATGCAGCTGTTTCAAAACTTCTAAAAGATACTGAGCATGTTTTATAGCTCTTTGGCTTCAAAAGTGCCTTCTAAATGTTTATCTTTTCATCAGacaggtacttttttttttcttttttaaacacagGAGAAACAGGATACAGCACTGCAGATttcgcgcgtgtgtgtgtgtgtgtgtgtgtgtgcaacttGTACAAGTAGTCCTTTGATTCCAATAGTAATATGTAACATGATGTGGGTTTAGGTGATTGGGGGTGCAAGGCTGCAGTACATTACAGAGGTGTTACCAGTATAGCTCTACATGCAGTTGCATATCTGTGAAGCCCCCTGCAGATGCAGCATATATCCGTGAGAGGGGTGGAATTAAAAAAGACTGGCCACTATAAGTTATGTCCATATAATAGTATTTTCTGGCATATCTCTGCATTTTtaggggtgatttttttttcaaatgcctaACAGCTACATCAGCAAAACATAGTAACATAGGGCACTTACATACATGCAGGAAGCATGTAAATAgacgtgctctggcagcctcacatgtcatgtgtatcagcagtgCAACGCGcctccacactgagaaaatgacagtgatgtgctttgaactaaaacacaatcAATGTTCTTTAGTTCAAAGAGCGCctccaccattttctcagcatggaggcACTCTGTGCCGCTGATACACGTGTTTCCGACACAGCGccgggcgcttttaattagtatggctcgctaattaaaagtgcctggtgccacattgggaacacatgtaaaaatactCTAGATCTGCCCTAAGTAACTGAATCATATTAAGTGAGTTGATGTCAAAACTGGAATTAGAACTGAGACTTCCTGTCCTGAGCTCCCATCATGCCTGAACAGTTGCACTGTAATTCTGTTCAAGTGAAAGctattttaaaaactgttcagATTACCCTGTTTCTTTACTTGATATTTTGTATTGCACTGACAGCTTTATGCCTTTTAATATTATAACTTTGTCTTTTGGCTTTCCTTGGCACAGTTCTCCTTTGGCTGTCATCGTCAGTCAGCGCCACCTTCAGTTTATGCTGATGgtctgtttttctttcctcccaacaCAAGTTTGACGTCTTCCCCTTTGCTCGAACCATAAGGCCATAACCTGGAACtagaaatgcattaaaaaaaaaaccgcTAGGGAGAACTCAGTGAGGGAAAAAAGATAATGGTATTCCCATTTTGGATCCTTCCATTCTATAGCCCCATCAACACTGCATCAAAGTGCATCACAgtctttttaatatatttatgtcatcaccctctgccccccacacataGTAAAAAAGTATTAGTATCCCCATGTTACACAGAAAGATTCAAAGCAAATGAAAACTTTTGTGACTTAACCAGCACCCCATATAGTGTTGCCATATAGCATGTACTGGACCCAGGTTTTTCACAGCCCCGCTAGCACTCTAGTTACTAGTTCATCTAGTTGTTATGCCCATTAGAGTCCTGTTGACTAAACTCCTAGTTCAGCACATAAAGACTATAGATTTGGAAACTCAGTATTTTGTGTCTTCTGATGCACTTACAGTAAATTGTAATAAGACTTCCTGGCTAGCATTCCTCAGTTAGCTATTGCATGTGCTCTAATTGCAGGCATCCATTTGGTAAGAAAAGAGGTTGGACCAGTGAACTTATCATAAAATAACAATTTGGGTTATTGGAAGCTGCTGACAGCCTGGACCATTGCTTCTAAATTAGTTAGGATTTTGATGGTGAAGGCAAGAACATAGAGAATAtgtcagcaggaaaaaaatgggatTAAAACATATGGGGCTTatagaaaggggaaaaagatttAGTTCTACAATTTGGATGTAAACCATATGCATTTAATCATGTTAAATTATGCCCACCTGGATATAcatataaaatgaaataagagAATGCCCTATGGCCAGCGATGACTAACACTTACAATATGAAAAAGCACCTTTAAAAATTACACTGCTGTATTACATAGTAGTGGTATTAGTTACTGTTTCAGTACTCCTTACAAACCAAAACCCACCAAATAGTTGCCAAGATTTTATTTCTCTGGAAAATAAGGGGACTGAAGTATGTTCATTTACCCAACCTTATTTCCCCAAAGGCCTCCTCTCGGGGTGTTAAAAACCCTTATTCTGTggagcaaaagaaaaagaaacaggaagacaTGGAAAAAAGAATTGCATCTTCTGGCTCTGTAGAAGGAGGACTTAGGGTAAGTTTTAACATTTACTTAATGTTAAatcccttttaaaatattttcttttaacctTTTAACTTTTTCTTCCTTAGGGGAAGTATCTGTACAAATCAGGGAGAGGATAAATACAAATTAACTGAATGCAGCTGCTTCTCATCCACTTGTATTGTCAATTACTGACAATTCCACCATTCTCATCCCTAGAGTCCATAATTTGAGAAtgcttttcagttgttttttcttctttgacaTATTCCAAATATCCAAATCATGTCACTTTTGCCTTCATAATATTTCTAAGAAGCATCCTCTTCTTTGCACTCCCAAAGCAAAGACCTTACCTATCATATCCAAAGTTCATGTCCTTACCTATCATATTGATTATTACACCTGCTTCCTCTTGTGACTCTTCCAACAGCCATTTCACCATTCTCACTCCAATCTGTTCAAAATGTATCATGATCATGTTATGTCATACTCTTCTTTGAATTCAGTTAGTAAGTCACCCTTTTGAACAACGGAAGTTCAAGCATTATGTCCTCATTTTAAAGTTTCGTCACAAGTTTCCTCTGTACTTTGCCATTAATATCCATAGGTGCCATTAATATCCATAGGTGtctatctatacacatgctccgtccacagtgtcatgtgtattcagcatcccacacttcaaaatggcgacagggtgctttaactaaaggtcgtTTGACGAGCGTCATCTTGAAGcgcagggatgtgggggctgctGGACCACGTTAATAAGAACGTTCTAGCATTACCtgctggattaattgagtctgctgtgaggcatgctaattagcatgcattggagcagaaaTCTAGCACATGTTTAGGTTCCCCATCAGACTACCTGTTTATCCTCCTCTCTCACAATTAACTTAACAA
This genomic window from Alligator mississippiensis isolate rAllMis1 chromosome 2, rAllMis1, whole genome shotgun sequence contains:
- the SVIP gene encoding small VCP/p97-interacting protein, coding for MGLCLPCLGGAAEDVVETPDPEIKRRQLAEAAEKRQMEASSRGVKNPYSVEQKKKKQEDMEKRIASSGSVEGGLRWQLG